One part of the Segnochrobactrum spirostomi genome encodes these proteins:
- a CDS encoding amino acid ABC transporter ATP-binding protein, giving the protein MALIEIDKVVKRYAEFQVLGGINLNVEEHQVVCLIGPSGCGKSTLLRCINGLEPIQGGEIRLHGDRVTGPGVDLNALRRDVGIVFQGYNLFPHMTVLENVTLAPLRVLGMARKEAEEKAMTLLARIGLDHKAGEYPDRLSGGQQQRVAIVRALAMDPMVLLLDEITSALDPELVSEVLNIVRDLAADGMTMMLATHEMGFAREVADKVCFLHGGVVHEEGPPEQIFGDPRDERTRAFLRRIIEAGRL; this is encoded by the coding sequence ATGGCACTCATCGAGATCGACAAGGTCGTCAAGCGCTACGCAGAGTTTCAGGTGCTCGGTGGCATCAACCTCAATGTCGAGGAGCATCAGGTCGTCTGCCTGATCGGCCCGTCCGGCTGCGGCAAGTCCACGCTCCTGCGCTGCATAAACGGGCTCGAGCCGATCCAGGGCGGCGAGATCCGCCTCCACGGCGACCGCGTGACCGGCCCCGGCGTCGATCTCAACGCGCTCCGGCGCGATGTCGGCATCGTGTTCCAGGGCTACAACCTGTTCCCGCACATGACGGTGCTGGAGAACGTCACGCTGGCACCCCTGCGCGTGCTCGGCATGGCGCGCAAGGAGGCCGAGGAGAAGGCGATGACGCTCCTCGCGCGCATCGGCCTCGACCACAAGGCCGGCGAATATCCCGACCGGCTGTCGGGCGGCCAGCAGCAGCGCGTCGCCATCGTCCGCGCGCTCGCCATGGACCCGATGGTCCTCCTCCTCGACGAGATCACCTCGGCGCTCGATCCCGAACTCGTGTCCGAAGTGCTCAACATCGTGCGCGACCTCGCCGCCGACGGCATGACGATGATGCTCGCGACCCATGAGATGGGCTTCGCCCGCGAGGTCGCCGACAAGGTGTGCTTCCTCCACGGCGGCGTGGTGCATGAAGAGGGGCCGCCGGAGCAGATCTTCGGCGATCCCCGCGACGAGCGCACCCGCGCCTTCCTGCGCCGCATCATCGAAGCGGGCCGGCTCTGA
- a CDS encoding amino acid ABC transporter permease: MTTLMSDARAARSERWRAPSRPKTNTGLAAAGLAFAVLTIAATAAILQMIGAALEAGGLSSGPTEIAVIVVGLASVTLIIPAWRAVRAARRAASAPDVVAARTFGAEAGNLAWIAIGYSVTVLLVDGLGLFVVANNSAVTHTFFNMNLIISSFGLVGSAFWTNVFIFVVAEILVLVWGLVIAVARIAPGDAWKPIRVVATAYTDVFRGLPAIITIYLVGFGLPLTGLPIVRDLPQAWYAILALTLTYGAYVAEVYRSGIESIHQSQTAAARSLGLSYAQTLRYVVVPQAVRRIIPPLLNDFISLQKDTALVNVIGAIDAFNQAKIVASNHFNLSSVTTVAFLFVVITIPQARFVDRQIAKDQARTRAG, translated from the coding sequence ATGACGACATTGATGAGCGACGCTCGCGCCGCGCGCAGCGAGCGCTGGCGGGCGCCAAGCCGGCCGAAGACGAACACGGGCCTCGCCGCCGCCGGCCTCGCGTTCGCCGTCCTCACCATCGCCGCCACCGCGGCGATCCTGCAGATGATCGGCGCGGCGCTCGAGGCGGGCGGCCTCTCGTCCGGGCCGACCGAGATCGCGGTTATCGTCGTCGGCCTCGCCTCCGTCACGCTCATCATCCCGGCATGGCGGGCCGTGCGTGCGGCGCGGCGGGCGGCTTCTGCGCCGGACGTGGTCGCGGCGCGCACCTTCGGCGCCGAGGCCGGCAACCTCGCCTGGATCGCCATCGGCTATTCGGTGACCGTGCTCCTGGTCGATGGGCTCGGCCTCTTCGTCGTCGCCAACAATTCCGCCGTCACCCACACCTTCTTCAACATGAACCTGATCATCAGCTCGTTCGGGCTGGTGGGGTCGGCGTTCTGGACCAACGTCTTCATTTTCGTCGTGGCCGAGATCCTGGTACTGGTCTGGGGCCTCGTCATCGCGGTGGCGCGCATCGCGCCGGGCGACGCCTGGAAGCCGATCCGCGTGGTGGCGACCGCCTATACCGACGTCTTCCGCGGCCTGCCGGCGATCATCACCATCTACCTCGTCGGCTTCGGGCTGCCGCTCACCGGCCTGCCCATCGTCCGCGACCTTCCCCAGGCCTGGTACGCCATCCTCGCGTTGACGCTGACCTACGGCGCCTATGTCGCCGAGGTCTATCGCTCCGGCATCGAGAGCATCCACCAGAGCCAGACGGCGGCGGCCCGCTCGCTCGGCCTCTCCTATGCCCAGACGCTGCGCTACGTGGTGGTGCCCCAGGCGGTGCGGCGGATCATTCCGCCCCTTCTCAACGACTTCATCAGCCTGCAGAAGGATACCGCGCTCGTGAACGTGATCGGCGCGATCGATGCCTTCAACCAGGCGAAGATCGTCGCCAGCAATCACTTCAATCTATCGTCCGTGACGACGGTCGCCTTTCTGTTCGTCGTCATCACCATTCCGCAGGCGCGCTTCGTCGACCGGCAGATCGCCAAGGATCAGGCGCGCACGCGGGCCGGGTGA
- a CDS encoding ABC transporter substrate-binding protein has protein sequence MSVNFVRRLRLAAVFAGTLAALAATGAARAETIGNCEVTGQKGQFAFTPAVPGQLTVEVNLPAPGWWNGDTPESIKDGYEYCLAANIAHRAGLDKVAVVNVAWDALVAGQTKNFDLALSQISITDERKKVVDFSVPYFSSDIGVLVKKGTKLDTASIKEAQIGVQQGTTGATFVADVLKPTKAPKVFPDTPSLFTALFAGQIDAAMTDTAIVLGQAAASSGALDVVGQYSTGETYGALYPKASPNEKVLDQIIQALIDDGTTKQLAAKYLAAAWGIDPTSIPYFKP, from the coding sequence ATGAGCGTGAATTTCGTGCGCCGGCTGCGCCTTGCGGCCGTGTTCGCCGGCACCCTCGCCGCCCTCGCGGCCACCGGCGCGGCCCGTGCCGAGACCATCGGCAATTGCGAAGTGACCGGGCAGAAGGGCCAGTTCGCCTTCACGCCGGCCGTTCCGGGCCAGCTCACCGTCGAGGTCAACCTGCCGGCGCCCGGCTGGTGGAACGGCGACACGCCGGAGTCCATCAAGGACGGCTACGAATATTGCCTCGCGGCCAACATCGCCCACCGCGCCGGCCTCGATAAGGTCGCCGTCGTCAACGTCGCCTGGGACGCCCTCGTCGCCGGCCAGACCAAGAATTTCGACCTTGCCCTGTCGCAGATCTCGATCACCGACGAGCGCAAGAAGGTGGTCGATTTCTCGGTGCCCTATTTCTCGTCGGACATTGGGGTGCTCGTGAAGAAGGGCACCAAGCTCGACACCGCCTCGATCAAGGAGGCCCAGATCGGCGTGCAGCAGGGCACCACCGGCGCGACCTTCGTCGCCGACGTGCTGAAGCCGACCAAGGCGCCGAAGGTGTTCCCGGATACCCCGTCGCTGTTCACCGCCCTGTTCGCCGGCCAGATCGACGCCGCGATGACCGATACCGCGATCGTGCTCGGCCAGGCCGCGGCCTCCAGCGGCGCGCTCGATGTGGTCGGCCAATATTCGACCGGCGAGACCTACGGCGCGCTCTATCCGAAGGCGTCGCCCAACGAGAAGGTGCTCGACCAGATCATCCAGGCGCTGATCGACGACGGCACCACGAAGCAGCTCGCGGCCAAATATCTCGCCGCGGCCTGGGGTATCGATCCGACCTCGATCCCGTATTTCAAGCCCTGA
- the dnaE gene encoding DNA polymerase III subunit alpha yields MADQVGFVHLRVHSAYSLLEGALHIKSVIGLAKGDGQPAVAVTDTGNLFGALEFSEKAVESGVQPIIGCELALDFGDDEPSRRAGGLREALPSIVLLASTPDGFANLVRIVSRSYMEPEPGARPHLAFDALEGVNDGLIALTGGPRGPVNRALLGPGEAHARARLDRLAAMFDHRLYVELQRHGLVEENAAEPMLLDLAYGRGLPIVATNEVYFAKREDYEAHDALLAIADGRVLIEDDRRRLTPDHCFKSRAEMLSLFEDLPEATANTIEIARRCAVRAMKRKPILPRFAGADADPEEAMRAEAALLREMAENGLVRRMERHGIAPGFDEADYRKRLEFELGIIERMRYPGYFLIVSDFIQWAKAQGIPVGPGRGSGAGSLVAYALTITDLDPMRFGLLFERFLNPERVSMPDFDIDFCQDRREEVIRYVQEKYGRAQVAQIITFGTLQARAVLRDVGRVLQMPYGQVDRLCKLVPQNPANPVTLAQAVREEPKLIEARDSEPIVEQLIGMAMKLEGLYRHASTHAAGIVIGDRPLEELVPLYRDPRSDMPVSQYNMKWVESAGLVKFDFLGLKTLTIIDVAVKLIAQKGVRVDIAALPLDDKATYAMLSRGETVGVFQLESTGMRKAIAGMRPDRFEDIVALVALYRPGPMDNIPVYNRRKHGQEVPEYLHPLLETILKETYGVIIYQEQVMQIAQVLSGYSLGEADLLRRAMGKKIREEMQVQRVRFVEGALKNGVTKDQAETIFDLVAKFADYGFNKSHAAAYALVAYQTAWLKANHPVEFLAASMTLDMANTDKLNDFRREAQRLAIAVEPPNVNKSGPLFEVAEGRIFYALGAVKGVGRQVVDHIAEVRGDRPFRDLGDFARRINPRIINKRALESLAAAGAFDAVEPSRGRVIAGLDVVMAEAQRAAEGASLGQSELFGGAGPQPLQLPQVDPWLPTERLQREFAAIGFYLSSHPLDEYRPVLASMRVQMWSDFVEAVKRGASAGRLVGTVTQKQERKTRTGNRMGIVRMSDPTGQYEAIAFSETLAQIRDQIEPGNSLVLIVAAEEREEGVSVRIQSVEPLDEAARRVKRSLRVFLRDAAPLDALARNLPAGGDGEVSVVLMLGEGQREVEVRLPGRYKVSPPLAGALRTVPGIVEVEFA; encoded by the coding sequence ATGGCGGATCAGGTGGGCTTCGTCCATCTCAGGGTGCACTCGGCCTATTCGCTGCTCGAGGGCGCCCTGCACATCAAGTCCGTGATCGGGCTCGCCAAAGGCGACGGCCAGCCGGCCGTCGCCGTGACCGACACGGGCAACCTGTTCGGCGCGCTCGAATTTTCCGAGAAGGCGGTGGAATCGGGCGTGCAGCCGATCATCGGCTGCGAACTCGCCCTCGATTTCGGCGACGATGAGCCGTCGCGGCGCGCCGGCGGCCTCAGGGAGGCGCTGCCGAGCATCGTGCTGCTCGCCTCGACGCCGGACGGCTTCGCCAATCTCGTCCGCATTGTCAGCCGGTCCTATATGGAGCCCGAGCCCGGCGCGCGGCCGCACCTCGCCTTCGATGCGCTCGAAGGCGTCAACGATGGCCTCATCGCCCTCACCGGCGGGCCGCGCGGACCGGTCAACCGGGCGCTCCTCGGCCCCGGCGAGGCGCACGCTCGCGCCCGGCTCGACCGGCTTGCCGCGATGTTCGACCACCGGCTCTATGTCGAGTTGCAGCGCCACGGCCTGGTCGAGGAGAATGCGGCCGAACCCATGCTGCTCGATCTCGCCTATGGCCGCGGCCTGCCGATCGTTGCGACCAACGAGGTCTATTTCGCCAAGCGCGAGGATTACGAGGCGCACGACGCCCTGCTTGCCATCGCCGACGGCCGCGTGCTGATCGAGGACGACCGCCGCCGCCTCACCCCCGACCATTGCTTCAAATCCCGCGCCGAGATGCTGAGCCTCTTCGAGGATCTGCCGGAGGCGACGGCGAACACGATCGAGATCGCCCGGCGCTGCGCGGTGCGCGCCATGAAACGCAAGCCGATTTTGCCGCGCTTCGCCGGCGCCGACGCCGATCCGGAAGAGGCGATGCGCGCCGAGGCGGCTTTGCTGCGCGAGATGGCCGAGAACGGTCTCGTCCGCCGCATGGAGCGCCACGGCATCGCCCCGGGCTTCGACGAGGCGGACTACCGCAAGCGCCTCGAGTTCGAGCTCGGCATCATCGAGCGCATGCGCTATCCGGGCTACTTCCTCATCGTCTCGGACTTCATCCAGTGGGCGAAGGCGCAGGGCATCCCCGTCGGGCCGGGCCGCGGCTCGGGCGCGGGCTCGCTCGTCGCCTATGCGCTCACCATCACCGACCTCGACCCGATGCGGTTCGGTCTCCTGTTCGAGCGCTTCCTCAATCCCGAGCGCGTCTCGATGCCGGACTTCGACATCGATTTCTGCCAGGACCGGCGCGAGGAGGTGATCCGCTACGTCCAGGAGAAATATGGCCGCGCCCAGGTGGCGCAGATCATCACCTTCGGAACGCTCCAGGCCCGCGCCGTGCTGCGCGATGTCGGCCGCGTGCTCCAGATGCCCTATGGTCAGGTCGACCGGCTCTGCAAGCTGGTGCCGCAGAACCCGGCGAACCCGGTCACCCTCGCCCAGGCCGTGCGGGAGGAGCCGAAGCTCATCGAGGCGCGTGACAGCGAGCCGATCGTCGAGCAATTGATCGGCATGGCGATGAAGCTCGAAGGGCTCTATCGCCACGCCTCGACCCACGCCGCGGGCATCGTGATCGGCGACCGGCCCCTCGAGGAGCTGGTGCCGCTCTACCGAGATCCGCGCTCCGACATGCCGGTCTCCCAATACAACATGAAGTGGGTGGAATCGGCCGGCCTCGTGAAGTTCGACTTCCTCGGCCTGAAGACGCTCACGATCATCGACGTCGCGGTCAAGCTGATCGCCCAGAAGGGGGTGCGCGTCGACATCGCGGCCCTGCCGCTCGACGACAAGGCGACCTACGCCATGCTGTCCCGCGGCGAGACGGTCGGCGTGTTCCAGCTCGAAAGCACGGGTATGCGCAAGGCGATCGCCGGCATGCGCCCCGACCGCTTCGAAGACATCGTCGCGCTCGTGGCGCTCTACCGCCCGGGCCCGATGGACAACATCCCGGTCTACAACCGGCGCAAGCACGGGCAGGAAGTGCCCGAATATCTGCACCCGCTGCTCGAAACGATCCTGAAGGAGACCTACGGCGTCATCATCTACCAGGAGCAGGTGATGCAGATCGCGCAGGTTCTGTCGGGCTATTCGCTCGGTGAAGCCGACCTGCTGCGCCGCGCCATGGGCAAGAAGATCCGCGAGGAGATGCAGGTCCAGCGCGTCCGCTTCGTCGAGGGCGCGCTCAAGAACGGCGTCACCAAGGACCAGGCCGAGACCATCTTCGACCTCGTCGCCAAGTTCGCCGATTACGGCTTCAACAAGTCCCACGCCGCCGCCTACGCCCTAGTCGCCTATCAGACGGCGTGGCTCAAGGCGAACCATCCGGTCGAGTTCCTCGCCGCCTCGATGACGCTCGATATGGCGAACACCGACAAGCTCAACGATTTCCGCCGCGAGGCGCAGCGCCTCGCCATCGCCGTCGAGCCGCCGAACGTCAACAAATCGGGCCCGCTGTTCGAGGTGGCGGAGGGGCGCATCTTCTATGCCCTCGGCGCCGTGAAGGGCGTCGGCCGGCAGGTCGTCGACCACATCGCCGAGGTGCGCGGCGACCGGCCGTTCCGCGATCTCGGCGACTTCGCCCGCCGCATCAATCCGCGCATCATCAACAAAAGGGCGCTCGAAAGCCTCGCCGCCGCCGGCGCCTTCGACGCGGTGGAGCCGAGCCGGGGCCGCGTCATCGCCGGTCTCGATGTCGTCATGGCGGAGGCGCAGCGCGCCGCCGAGGGGGCGAGCCTCGGCCAGTCGGAATTGTTCGGTGGCGCCGGTCCGCAGCCCCTGCAATTGCCCCAGGTCGATCCGTGGTTGCCGACCGAGCGGCTGCAGCGCGAGTTCGCGGCGATCGGCTTTTATCTGTCGTCGCACCCGCTCGACGAATATCGCCCGGTGCTCGCCTCCATGCGGGTGCAGATGTGGTCGGATTTCGTCGAGGCGGTGAAGCGCGGGGCGAGCGCCGGCCGCCTCGTCGGCACCGTCACCCAGAAGCAGGAGCGCAAGACCCGCACCGGCAACCGGATGGGCATCGTGCGGATGTCCGATCCGACCGGCCAATATGAGGCGATCGCCTTCTCCGAGACCCTCGCCCAGATCCGCGACCAGATCGAGCCGGGCAATTCCCTCGTCCTCATCGTCGCGGCGGAAGAGCGCGAGGAGGGGGTGAGCGTGCGCATCCAGTCCGTCGAGCCGCTCGACGAGGCGGCGCGGCGCGTCAAGCGCTCGCTCCGGGTCTTTCTGCGCGACGCCGCCCCTCTCGATGCGCTCGCCCGCAATCTGCCGGCCGGCGGCGACGGCGAGGTCAGCGTGGTGCTGATGCTCGGGGAGGGGCAGCGCGAGGTCGAAGTCCGGCTGCCCGGCCGCTACAAGGTCTCGCCCCCGCTCGCCGGCGCGCTGCGCACCGTGCCCGGCATCGTCGAGGTCGAGTTCGCCTGA
- a CDS encoding ABC transporter ATP-binding protein, translating into MSDPVSTQPAEATDANGAPAGALRAAAKAAPARAPAKLRRVANEALGLSGIERRYKEGNGTLEVLRGVDLTIAPGEIVALVAPSGAGKSTLLHIAGLLERPDAGEVRIGGLPCVDLPDAERTRIRRLSIGFVYQFHHLLPDFTALENVVMPQRLAGLSKKEAERRARELLGYLKIDQRAGHRPAELSGGERQRVAIARAVVNAPRVLLADEPTGNLDPKTADHVFSALGALVRASGLAALIVTHNLELAHRMDRRLTLVDGRITAF; encoded by the coding sequence ATGAGCGACCCGGTGTCGACCCAACCCGCCGAAGCAACCGACGCGAACGGCGCGCCCGCCGGCGCCCTGCGCGCCGCCGCCAAGGCCGCGCCTGCCCGTGCCCCCGCAAAGCTGCGCCGCGTCGCCAACGAGGCGCTCGGCCTCAGCGGCATCGAGCGGCGCTATAAGGAAGGCAACGGGACCCTCGAAGTGCTGCGCGGGGTCGATCTGACGATCGCGCCGGGCGAGATCGTCGCCCTGGTCGCCCCGTCGGGTGCCGGCAAGTCGACTCTGCTGCACATCGCCGGCCTGCTCGAACGGCCGGATGCCGGCGAGGTCCGGATCGGCGGCCTGCCGTGCGTCGATCTTCCCGATGCCGAGCGCACGCGCATCCGCCGCCTCTCGATCGGCTTCGTCTACCAGTTCCACCACCTGCTGCCGGACTTCACGGCGCTCGAGAACGTGGTGATGCCCCAGCGTCTCGCCGGGCTGTCGAAGAAGGAGGCCGAGCGGCGCGCCCGCGAACTCCTCGGTTATCTCAAGATCGACCAGCGCGCCGGTCACCGGCCTGCCGAACTCTCCGGCGGCGAACGCCAGCGGGTGGCGATCGCCCGCGCCGTGGTCAACGCGCCCCGTGTCCTCCTCGCCGACGAGCCGACCGGCAATCTCGATCCGAAGACGGCCGATCACGTCTTTTCGGCCCTCGGTGCCCTAGTGCGCGCCTCCGGCCTGGCGGCCCTGATCGTGACCCACAATCTCGAGCTCGCCCACCGCATGGACCGGCGCTTGACCCTCGTCGACGGCCGCATCACCGCGTTCTGA
- a CDS encoding SDR family NAD(P)-dependent oxidoreductase, which produces MTNPHSGKVGVAIVTGASSGIGRVYADRLAARGYDLVLVARREERLREVAADVERLYSVRAEVLVADLSQPAGTQAVVDRLASDASITLLVNNAGFSAMRPLTDTPEATITSMIAVNITALTLLTKAALVAFKARNAGTIVNVGSGAGFAPYPGIPVYGATKAYIYLFTQSLQSEVEGTAVRIQLVLPGAVVSEGWEVAGGATLEQLPEGIVMTTEDCVDAALAGLDQGERVTSPSLQDDTIHRDYEALTQSLLQAMFDRNPAPRYKVGG; this is translated from the coding sequence TTGACCAATCCGCATTCAGGGAAAGTAGGCGTTGCGATCGTCACGGGCGCCTCGTCGGGCATCGGTAGGGTTTATGCCGATCGGCTGGCGGCGCGCGGCTACGATCTCGTTCTGGTGGCGCGGCGCGAAGAGCGCCTGCGCGAGGTCGCGGCAGACGTCGAGCGGCTTTATTCCGTCCGCGCGGAGGTGCTGGTCGCCGACCTGTCGCAACCGGCTGGAACGCAGGCTGTGGTCGACCGGCTCGCGAGCGATGCCTCCATCACGCTCCTCGTCAACAATGCCGGCTTCTCGGCGATGCGGCCGCTGACGGACACGCCGGAGGCCACCATCACCAGCATGATCGCCGTCAACATCACGGCGCTGACCTTGCTGACGAAGGCGGCGCTCGTGGCGTTCAAGGCGCGCAATGCCGGGACGATCGTGAATGTCGGATCCGGGGCGGGCTTCGCGCCTTATCCCGGCATTCCGGTCTATGGGGCGACGAAGGCCTACATCTACCTGTTCACCCAGAGCCTGCAGAGCGAGGTCGAAGGGACGGCGGTGCGCATTCAGCTCGTTCTTCCGGGCGCCGTCGTCTCGGAAGGGTGGGAGGTCGCGGGCGGCGCCACCCTGGAGCAACTGCCCGAGGGCATCGTGATGACGACCGAGGACTGCGTTGATGCGGCCCTGGCCGGCCTCGACCAGGGCGAGCGCGTGACGTCGCCGTCGCTGCAGGACGACACCATCCATCGGGATTATGAGGCTCTGACGCAAAGCCTGCTTCAGGCGATGTTCGATCGAAATCCGGCCCCGCGTTACAAGGTCGGCGGCTGA
- a CDS encoding lipoprotein-releasing ABC transporter permease subunit, whose translation MADKAAARGVKPFSAFEWGVAGRYLRSRRREAFISVIAGFSFLGVMLGVATLIIVMAVMNGFRNELTTKILGINGHYVLQPLDGGPFKDYLPVVKRLEGISGVKFAVPFVEGQALVSGPNSASGALVRGMRQEDIDRIPLIASTVRAGTLDNFDQSKGVAMGTRLALALGVSVGSPVTFLTPKGNVTPFGVTPRTQAFPLVATYEIGMSEFDSTFVFMPLDEAQSFFDMDGAVTAIEIYLNNADDIDVLRPQIEAAAGQALYLTDWRIRHATFFSALEVERNVMFLILTLIVIVAALNIVSGLTMLVKDKGADIAILRTMGATRGSILRIFLITGASIGTLGTAAGVVLGVLVCAYIEPIRQGISWLTRTNLFPPELYYLSKLPADMDTGQTVTVVVMALALSFLATLYPAWKAARLDPVEGLRHE comes from the coding sequence ATGGCCGACAAGGCCGCGGCGCGGGGCGTGAAACCATTCTCCGCTTTCGAGTGGGGGGTCGCCGGGCGCTATCTGCGCTCCCGCCGACGCGAGGCGTTCATCTCGGTGATCGCCGGCTTCTCGTTTCTCGGCGTCATGCTCGGGGTGGCCACGCTCATCATCGTCATGGCGGTGATGAACGGGTTCCGCAACGAGCTGACCACCAAGATCCTCGGCATCAACGGACACTATGTTCTCCAGCCGCTCGACGGCGGGCCGTTCAAGGACTATCTGCCGGTCGTCAAGCGGCTCGAGGGCATCAGCGGCGTGAAGTTCGCGGTGCCCTTCGTGGAGGGGCAGGCGCTCGTCTCCGGGCCGAACTCGGCCTCCGGCGCCCTGGTGCGCGGCATGCGCCAGGAGGACATCGACCGCATTCCGCTGATCGCCTCGACGGTCCGCGCCGGCACGCTCGACAATTTCGACCAATCGAAGGGCGTCGCGATGGGCACGCGCCTCGCGCTCGCCCTCGGCGTCTCGGTCGGCAGCCCGGTCACGTTCCTGACCCCGAAGGGCAACGTCACGCCGTTCGGCGTCACCCCGCGCACCCAGGCCTTCCCGCTCGTCGCGACCTATGAAATCGGCATGTCGGAGTTCGATTCGACCTTCGTCTTCATGCCGCTCGACGAGGCGCAGTCGTTCTTCGACATGGACGGCGCGGTGACGGCGATCGAGATCTATCTCAACAACGCCGACGACATCGACGTGCTGCGGCCGCAGATCGAAGCGGCCGCCGGGCAGGCGCTCTACCTGACCGACTGGCGCATCCGCCACGCCACGTTCTTCTCCGCCCTCGAGGTGGAGCGCAACGTGATGTTCCTCATCCTCACCCTGATCGTCATCGTCGCCGCGCTCAACATCGTGTCCGGCCTCACTATGCTCGTGAAGGACAAGGGGGCGGACATCGCCATTCTGCGCACCATGGGGGCGACGCGCGGCTCGATCCTGCGCATCTTCCTCATCACCGGCGCCTCGATCGGCACTCTCGGCACCGCCGCGGGCGTCGTGCTCGGCGTCCTCGTCTGCGCCTATATCGAGCCGATCCGCCAGGGCATTTCCTGGCTGACGCGCACCAACCTGTTCCCGCCCGAGCTCTATTATCTGAGCAAGCTGCCGGCCGACATGGACACCGGTCAGACGGTGACGGTTGTGGTCATGGCGTTGGCGCTGTCCTTCCTCGCCACCCTCTACCCGGCCTGGAAGGCGGCCCGGCTCGATCCGGTCGAAGGACTGCGCCACGAATGA
- a CDS encoding winged helix-turn-helix transcriptional regulator yields MSYTEEQIIETIPIARPVLEQIAHKWSILILTFLCEEPKRFNALRRRLDGITQKALTEALRRLERNGLVERHVTTTSPIAVVYSITPLGRTLREPFQALYAWAIEHQAELARAQRRFDENDPSALADSDDEARPLAAASARG; encoded by the coding sequence ATGTCCTACACCGAAGAACAGATCATCGAGACGATCCCTATCGCGCGTCCGGTGCTCGAACAGATCGCCCACAAGTGGTCGATCCTCATCCTCACCTTCCTGTGCGAGGAGCCGAAGCGCTTCAACGCCCTCCGGCGCCGGCTCGACGGCATCACCCAGAAGGCGTTGACGGAGGCGCTGCGCCGCCTCGAGCGAAACGGCCTCGTCGAGCGCCACGTCACCACGACGTCCCCGATCGCGGTCGTCTATTCCATCACCCCGCTCGGCCGCACGCTCCGGGAGCCGTTCCAGGCACTTTATGCCTGGGCGATCGAGCACCAGGCCGAGCTCGCCCGGGCGCAACGGCGCTTCGATGAGAACGACCCGTCGGCGCTGGCCGACAGCGACGACGAGGCCCGTCCGTTGGCAGCCGCGTCGGCGCGGGGGTGA